The Candidatus Bathyarchaeota archaeon genome contains the following window.
GATAGTAGCAACTTGTTGTTCTAGGATAGTAGTAATAATAGCTGTATGTATAAGGATAGTAGCAAGAATCGGCTTTCTGTGAATAGTGTTTGTATCCATCATGGTTGTATCCATCATGGTTGTATCCATCATGGTTGTATCCATCATGGTTGTATCCATCATGGTTGTATCCATCATGGTTGTATCCATCATAATTCTCTGGATTATGCTCTACTTGTGGACTCACAGTATCTATTATCTGAGTTAGACTTTGTTTTAGGAAGTTAGGTCTTGGTTTAGGCTTAGGCTTTGGTGAATTATCATTATTCTCTGGATTGGGTTTTGGGTTTCCCTTTGGTGAATTATCCTGACTGTCTGGATTGGGATTGGGTTTAGGCTTAGGCTTTGGTGAATTATCATTATTCTCTGGATTGGGTTTTGGGTTTCCCTTTGGTGAATTATCCTGACTGTTTTTTACTCCTTGTAAAGATCCATCATTAATATCAGTCTGGTTATTTGGGATTCCACTTTGATCATCTTGTTCTCCTTTTTTAGACTTATCCTGTTTGGCATAAACATTCGTTGGTAATGCCAAAAATGACGATAGTACTAGAATTAGTATAATGGCTACTACGTAAATGCGATTGTGTTTCATTTTTTGTTCATCCTTTTTAATTTTCAATAGTTCCATAAGTATGAAACCTTATAAAAGGGTTCTATGAAACCGAAATAAGATTTCATAAATTTGAAACCGAAATAAGATTTTTATCTAACTAAACCTATTTTAAATATAATAATGGTTATTGAAAGATTTGTATTACCATTAATCGAAGTTTTAAAGAAATGGTTACTAGCATTAACTATGTTCCTGAAAAGTAGGCTACTATCTTTCGTTTTAGTCAAGAAAAATAGAAGATGGTTATTATTTATAGCAATACCGGCAATTGTATGTATTGCGCTCATATTCTTTTTCAGTACTTTTGAAACGCATACTTATCAAACTCGGGAAGGACACCCCATTGTTTACAGGGAACCATTAAGTTCACGAGCACTTATCCCAGCCTATATATTATGGACATCTTCAATACTATTGATTTTTGCAATAGTTCCTATTTCATACTATTTAGTATCCCGCAAATTGGAGGAAAGATTGGAAAAGAACATGAAGTTAATTTCAAAAGTTATTGATAAAAACAATTCAGCCTCAAAGAAGAAGGCAATAAAAATGGACAATAAGGAGATTATTTTCAAATTTTTAAATTTGAACGAAAGGAAAGTCTTAGAAAAATTGATCGAGAGAGAAGGCATAGTAATGCAGTCAGAGATTAACTTGATAGAAGGTATGACCAAACTAAAAACTCACAGGGCTGTAAAAGATCTGGAGAGAAAAAGTATAATCAAGACAGAATCCTATGGTAAGACAAATCGCATTACTCTCTCAAATGAGATTAGAGAATTCATTACTAAATAGAATGTAATAATCACGATATGTCAAATAATTAACAAAATTCAGGATTTGAAAGATTTGAATCAATTAATTAGAAAAATATTGGTATCTATTCTCTTGATACTATTTTTTTCAACATTAATCGTTTCAACACAATCACTCGATATAACATATTACACAGAAGGGGATAACGGTGGAGGAGTTGGAGATCCTCTTGATTACAATGCTAGATATGATTCAAAAGCAAATATCTTGCAAGGTTCGGGATATGTATATGCACATGGTGAACATGTTACTGGATCTTTAGGAGAAGCTTGGGCATGGTTTTGGCTTGCTGATTCTTGGACTTGTAAGACAAGTGGGACTTATGAAATTATTATGCAATGGAGTTACAATGGTGAAGCAATCCTTAAGAACCACGAATTTCCTTTGAGCGCGAGTACTTCATCTGCTAAAGGCCTTATCTATCTTTTCGTAGAATCGCCTGCTGAAGTATCAGAAAGCCCACAATCTACTGAATTAATCTTTTTTGAATATCTTGATGATGTGTGGAATGAACAAACATTTTCTATTGATGGTACAACGGAGTTGAGATATAAAGCATATTTTGAAAAAGGCAAAACATACAGACTGCGAGGGGTACTAGAGGTGATAGCATTCGCAAGATGGATCGACGGAGTTACGTGGGGAAGCAGTACGATTAATCTCAATGGCCGGTTAGAGAAGATAACTATTTTATCTGATCGATATTCAGTCACTACATCTGTTAGCCCCCCTGATTCAGGGTATATCACCGGTAAGGGCATGTATGGCTTAGGTGAGATCTGTGAGCTTACAGCTCATGCTTATGGGGACTACGAATTTGATTATTGGGGCGGGGACATTTCAGGAAAAGATAATCCCAAGAAAATTACAGTTAATAAAGATACAACCGTGATAGCTTATTTCAAAAAGATAGATGATGTCGATTTTTCTATTGAAATGTTCTCTTCAGACAAGACCAAATACGATATTGGGGATACAGTGAAGTTAAACGCAAGGATTAGAAGTACGGGAACAAAAGACATACTTCCATACAATGCCGAGATCAATTTCAAGATTGTAACACCAAGTGGGAAGCTTGAAGATGCGGGCATAGATTATAACACTAAAAACCTAGCCAAAGGAGAGGTTGAGTTAGTGGAGTTGTTTTGGAGAGTTCCAAGTGAAGCAGACGTGGGTTGTTACGACATAGAAGTCACTATGAAAGTTAAAAATGGACCTACGAAATCAGATAAGGTGCACAGCGCATTTTGTCTAGACATATGCAATCCGCCCAAACTTACGCTGTTCAATCCTAAGATCGATGGTTTAATTGTTGAAATTGATGGTTTTACTGAAACTGATTGCACTGACGCTTCTATTACTCGCATTCATTGGGATTGGGGCGATGGTTATGAAGGATACAATTGGTTCCCAGCTTCTCATACATATAACATGGTAGGTACTTACACAGTATGGGTAACCTCATACCAAAGCGATGGCCTTTTTACAAAAAAGTCTGTCACCTTGACTGTTGAGAGTAGTTATCAATTGGAACTTCAGATACTTGTTCCTTCAAGTACTGTTACAACTTTGCCCATAAATTACACTGTAAAAATTATATCCGAAGGACAAGCAGTTTCAGATGCAGAGGTCAGCTACTACCAGATATACCCAAGTATTAGATTTATAGGAAGTACTTACAGTAAACCAGATGGACTAGCATCTTATACAGACTTCCAACAACTCGATCCGGGAGTGGCAGTAACATGGTTTGCTGTAGCTAAAAAATCTGGTTATCAAGATGGAAATTCTCTACATGCGGCATTCACTTATCAACCATGTATTCAACTAGAGGTTGAAATCCTAGCTCCAGCAAGTGTTGTTATATCAACGCCAATTAATTTCACTGTAAAGGTTACATGTGGGGGGCAACCAGTTTCAGGAGTTGTTGTAGACTTTTATCAGGATACTCCCCACTCTGAACCAATGGAGCTTGGAGTTATGACAGACCATAATGGAATGGCATCACATACAAATTTTATGGATGGTTTACCACCCAATTATCATATAACATGGCATGCTATAACCAAGAAATTGGGATACCAAGACGGAAGAGTTAATGGAGAATTGGTATACCAGCCTTAATTAACGCATAAAAATTTTGTATTGCTATTCTAATTTGAGGAATTACTCTCATCAAATATTTTTTTGAGTTGCATTTTCATTATCCTAGTATCCCGATTCAAGTTGAAATAATCTGAAAAATTAGTAGTTGTTTTCAGCACCCTATTCCTACCTATCTTCTCGGTTTCTACAAGACCATTCTCTTTGAGTAATTTAATATGCTTGTAAGCCATGCTACCTCTGACCTTAGCAACGTAGGATTGTGCCACAGGTTGCTTAAAGGCTATAAAGGACAAAGTTTTAAGAGGGCCGCGTCTAAGTAGGGGTCTATCTATAAGCCTTTTCACCTGATTCCCATATTCGGGTTTTAGCTGCATTACATATCTTCTATCTTGAAGCTTGATTATCTGAATTGGACCATCCAGTTCTTCATATTTTTTTATTAGAAGAGATAGTAAATTAAGTAGATGCTTTTCTGACCTTACTTTGGTTACAGATGAAATAGTTCTTATATCAAGAGGTTTTCCAGTAACATATAATGCTGCCTCTATGAGGTTCATTAGACGTTTATCTAACTCGTTTATTTCTATACATTCCAAATTTTCTTTTCACCCATTCTTGATAGAAATTATAATATCCCCAAATTCCATGTCTTGAATTGCATCAATCTTCTCTTCTGCAGCTAGAAATAGAATACAAATAAATCTTCTAATCTTATCAAGATAAGATAATCCCTTTGTGATTTCATTAAATGAAATAGACTTTTTAGTTTTTGATTGTTTTCTTAAAATGTTAAAGAAACCTGAGATGTGTTTATCCACATTAATTAAATACTCATCAAGTTGCTCAACTATTGGTGGAGGTTCAAGGATCTGCTCAGAATATTTTTCATTTGAGGCCATACTCTTGGATAAAACTTCGTCTAAAGCTACAAGTACGTCCTTAATTGTTGTTGAAGTATATTCGAATCTAATCGGGACAGGAATAGGTGGAGGAACGACTTCATCTGGCCTAGGTTCTGGGAGTTTAGGAGGTTCCTCCATTTTAAGTACTAATTCGGATTTTATTCTATGAATTACAGAAGAAGATAGAAGTGCTATTCCCGAGGCATAAAAATCTATTAAGCCTTGTTTCTTCATCTTTTCTAAGAAAGAGCTTAACAGATATACTATATTTACATCCCAAGGTTTGATCCTATGCAATCGCAATAGATCAAATAATACGATATATGGTGGGTAAAGCCAGAAAGGTTTCTTAAGCTCGCTCATTATTCTCACCATTTAGTTTTGGAAATGAGACTATCTTTGTGGATCCACCTTGAATGAAGGTTCCATATACAGAGTTAGCTGTTGAAATAACCGCATCTTTTAAGGAAATTACGATAAATTGAGATTCTTTAGATCTATCTACTAGTAGATTAGCTAACTTCTTGGTATTTGCTACATCCAAATGAGCATCTATCTCGTCAAAAATATAAAATGGCATAGGATTTATTGTTTGAAGCGCTAAAATGAAACACACTGTAGCCACGGATTTCTCTCCACCACTTGCACTATTTATAGAAAGCCGGGCTTTACCTGGAAATTGGATAAGTAAGTCTACACCGCCATCAAATATCCGATCAGGATATTCCAATTGAAGTAAACCAGAGCCGCCACCAGTTATATTTGAAAAGATTTCTTTAAAGCGTGTATTGATTTCATTAAATGCTTTCTTAAAGATACGAGTTTTCTCCATTTCTAATTCATTCATGAAATTAATTATTGAACCTCTTTCACCTTCAAGTTCATTGATCCTCGTAGAAAGTTGTTTGTAGTTTCCACTTTGCTCATCATAATGAGCTTCCGCAAGTTGATTTACTGCACCAATCTTTTCAAATTCCACTTCAACCGAACTAAGTGTTGATTCTAAGGTTTTTAGATTATCATCAGTTAACTCAACTTTTTCTTTAACACCTAAGGTTTTCAATTCATTTGATATATACTCGATTTGAATCTCTTTCTCTTTGATCTTACCTGTTAAATCTGATAGTGAGATATTCATGGAATCTTGATTATTGTAAGATCCCTTTAATTTCTCTTCTAATTTACTTAATTCTGATTCAATTTTGTCATGTTCAGATCTTTTGGAGGAAATCGAAGAAGTGTAATGTTCTCTTTCGTTCATTAACTCGGATAATTTTTCCTCTTCAAATGTTAACACTTTCTTTGTTTCATCTATTTTAAATGCAGATTCATCAAATTGTTTCTCTATTTCTTTTATACGAAAATTATTTTGATCCAGCGAGCTTGATATAGAATTTGAAGATAGTTCTAATGATGGTATTTTGCCTTCTAAGAAGGCACTTTTTCTATTTAATTCCTGTAGTTCTTGACCCATTAGATGGAATTTTTCTTCTGCCTTAGATAATTCTGATGCATCGTAATCTAATTTTGCTCCATCGGTCTTTTCTTTAATATTTGATATTCTTATTTTGATCTCTTTTCTTTTGTTTATCAAAACTT
Protein-coding sequences here:
- the scpB gene encoding SMC-Scp complex subunit ScpB is translated as MECIEINELDKRLMNLIEAALYVTGKPLDIRTISSVTKVRSEKHLLNLLSLLIKKYEELDGPIQIIKLQDRRYVMQLKPEYGNQVKRLIDRPLLRRGPLKTLSFIAFKQPVAQSYVAKVRGSMAYKHIKLLKENGLVETEKIGRNRVLKTTTNFSDYFNLNRDTRIMKMQLKKIFDESNSSN